Below is a genomic region from Chloracidobacterium sp..
CCGAATGGACTTTTCACGCACCGCCGCCCGATTGACGGCGTCCAGCGGCAACGCAACTTCAATCAACTTTTTGCGTGGTCTTGTGGGGGTCAGGTTGTCGCTCATCTGGTGACTTTCTTGGTTAGGGGAAATCCACGCGCTAGATATGGACGGCGCGTTCGGCGAGTCACCGCTGGCGCAGGTCAAGGAGTTCGGGCGTCCAGGCTTCCGGCGCGGTCTCGGCAATCTGTCGCGTCAGGGCATAGGCGCTCCGCCGATAGGCGTCAACTTTGACCGCATAAGCGGATGACGCGCGCTTCAGCGTCAGACTGAAGGACTTTCGAGAATGATGGAGCGATACCTGCTCTGGGAGCAGCGTCAAGAAGTGTTTGGCGTGCGGGGGCCACCGCACGCCAAATCGAGGGGCTGCGTCGCTACGTCGTCTTCAGGGAGCGCGCTACCGCGGCGCGTACTGCGGCGGCGGCGCGGTTGGGATGGGTGTTCGGGCTGGGGCGGCTGGGGCTGTGACCGAGACTGCCGTCTGCGGCGGCGGTGCCTGCGGGGGCGCGGCAGTCACCGGCCGGTCGGCAAATAACTCTTTGAACATCCCCACTGACGACAGTACGTTCGACGCCTCCACCGGCATGAAGACCACTTTGCTGTTCTGGCTCTGCGCCATCTCCCGCAGCGACTCAATATAGCGCCCCATAATCAGGTAGTGGGCCGGATTTCCGACACCAGCCAGAGCCTGCGCCACAATCTGAATGGACTTTGCTTCCGCTTCAGCGGCACGCAGTCGGGCCTGCGCCGCGCCTTCCGCGCGGAGAATCTGCATCTGGCGTTCGCCTTCGGCGCGCGCAATCGCTGCGTCGCGCTCGCCTTCCGCACGGGTAATCGCCGCCTGCCGTTCGCCCTCCGCTTGCAGCACCATCGCGCGCCGGTTGCGCTCAGCCGTCATCTGCTTCTCCATCGTGACGCGCACATCCTCCGGCGGATTGATATTGCGCACTTCGACGCGCGTCACCTTGACGCCCCACTTGTTGGTTGCGCCGTCCATCACCATCCGCAGCTTGTTGTTGATCACGTCGCGCGAAGACAACGTTTCATCCAAGTCCATTTCGCCCATCACGCTGCGCATGGCTGTGATGGTCAACTGCATGATGCCGCCAGTTAGGTCGGCAACTTCGTAAACGGCCTTGTAAGGGTCGGTAATCTGCCAGTAAATGACCGAATCCACCCCGACCGTCACGTTGTCTTTCGTGATGACCGGCTGCATAGGGAGGTCGGTGTACTGTTCGCGGAGGTCAATGTACTTCATTCCAGCGGGAAATCCCGTCCAGTTAACCGTACGCGGGGCGTCAAGGAACGGCGTGAGTACGTGCAGTCCGCTGCTGAGAATCCCGGCGTATTTACCCAGCCGTTCGATAACCAGCACTTGCATTTGCGGGACAATCCAGATGGCTTTCGCCAGAATAACAATCAGGAAAAGCACCAAAACGACCAGGCCGAACAGCAAAAGCGCTTCCATAGTCAACTCCTTCAGCGGGATGGGCGTTGGGGTTGCGTGAGAGACCTCGATTCACGTCAGTTAAGTTGCTTGACGGCTTTCCAGTCTGGGATGTGCTGAATTGGGCGTACGTATAGTTGATTGCCTTCAATCCGAATGACTTCACACTCGTCGCCGGTGGTTAGGGGTTCACCATTGACGGGCAACGCCGTCCATACCGTGCCATCCAGTTCAAGTTCGGCTTCGCTGCGGGGGCCGCGGCTTTCTGTAATGACCACGCCCCGCTTACCAATCAGGCTGATGTCGTTAGACGGCAACGTGTCGGCAACAGGACGGTTGAGCCAGCGCAGAAAAATCCGCCGCGTACTCACCGTCAGGGCGGTTGAGACCACCATAAAGGTGAGGATTTGAACCGGAACGCCAAAACCTAGCGCCGCCGCCAGCGCCGCCGCGCCGGCCCCAACCGCAAACCAAAGAGCAATGAAGCTGATGGTGAAAACTTCCACCGCCGCACATGCAGCGGCAACAGTCAACCACACTATCCACAGATATCCGGCTATACCCTGCATTGAAAATTTGGCCTCGCTTTTGCCGCAAGATACGTCGGCGCGACGGAAAAAGTTTTCCGAGATATGACTGAGGAAACCGCAACGGCGTCGTGACGCCAGTGTACCACGTTCGCGCCTTGGCAGGTCAGACCGCCTAGTCAAATCGAGGGCGCGAAGCCGGGACGTTTCCCTTGACGGGCCGGCTGATGGCGGCATAGAAACACACCTTTCAAACAAGTGTTTCAATCAAACGCTTGAAATGGTGAGCTTATGAACATTCGTACGTATCGTCTGTCGGTGTGGGCGGCGCCGGTCGTCATTGGGTTGGCGGCGTCCCTCGTCTCGGCGCAGCAGGACACGCCTAACAGGGATAGTGTGGCACGGCACGCTGTCGCCGGCGTCGTCCGGCTGGCCGACCAGTCCGGCGACTCGTCGTCCGCCGCGTCAGAGCAAGACTTGACCGAGCAAGCGCGCCGCCGAGTCGCTGTCGAGCCGCGCGTCGGCGTCCTGCCGGGGCTGAGTCGGCCGCTGGCGTTGCGCGACGCCGTCCTGATGGCGCTGCGCGCTAACCCCGACATCGAAATTCAGCGCGTCGTCGTTCAGCAGGCCGCCTTTGATGTCAACCGCGCCAAAGGCTTCTTTGACGCGACGCTGACGAACCAGTTCACCTACGCGGCGCTGCGCAATCCGGCGTTCAACCCCTTTGCGGGTGCGGACGAAAACGGCGCAGTTGAGACCCGTCTAGCGCAAAACATCTTCGCTTTTACCAAGCCGTTGATGACGGGCGGCCGGGCAGGCGCGGAGTTCACAACGGCCCGGCAGGATACGACAAACGTCTTCGCGGGCCTCAACCCGCTTTACACGTCGCAGCTGACCTTTACCTTTACCCAGCCGCTGTTGCGCAACTTCCGCACCGACGACGCACGAAGGCAAATTGAGCTTGCCAAAAAACGTCTTACGCTTTCCGATTCGCAGTTCCGTCAGCGCGTCATTGACATTGTGGCGCAGGTGCAGTCGGCCTACTGGGATTTGGTCTTTGCGCGGCGCGAGGTTGAAATCCGCGCCGAAGCGGTGGCGCTCGCCAATATCCAGCTTGAGCAAAATCGCCGTTTCGTCGAAGCGGGCACAGCCGCGCCGGTGGACGTCGTGGCGGTTGAAGCTCAACTTGAACAACGTCAGGAGGAGTTTTTACAATCGCTTGAAAATCTGACGCGCGTGGAAAACGCGCTCAAGGCGTTGATCCTAAACGAGCGCCAGTCGCCGCTGTGGGGGGAAGCCATTATCCCGACCGAACAGATCAACTTAGAACCGGTGGCACTGTCGTTGGACGACGCCGTGCGGGCGGCGCTTGCTAAACGTCCCGAAATGGAGCAGTTCGACATCCAAAAAGCCGCCAACGAGATTGACATCCAGTTTTTCCGCGACCAGCTGCGTCCCCAAGTGGACTTCTTTGCTGCCTATGGCCTGCAAAGCGCCGCCGGTACACCCCTGCCGATTCGCGCCAATCCCTTCGGTGAGGGCTTCAACACCGCTGTTCTCAACCGCCTAAATACGCTGTCGGCTGGGGCGGGTCTGCCGCCCGTCGTCGTCCCGCCGCCAACGTTGCGCCTGCCGGGCTTTTTCATCGGCGGTTTCGGTCAAAACTTGGGAAACCTGTTTTCAAAAAACTTTTATAACGTGCGCGTCGGGCTGAACTTCAGCTTTACGCCAGCGAACCGCGTCGCCCAGAGCGCGCTGGGACGGGCCAGAGCGCAGGAGCGGTTGCTTGACGCCCAGCGGCGGCGCGTCGAAGCCCAGATTGAAAGCGAGGTGCGCAACGCCCTGCAGGCTGTGCAAACGGCGCTCCGGCGTGTCCAAGCGGCGCGTGCTTCTCGCGCCGCCGCCGAAGCGCAATACGCCAGCGAGATGCGGCGGTATCAGGTGGGCGAATCCACCAACTTCCTTGTCCTTGATCGCCAAAACGCCCTGTCGGCGGCGCGCGGACGCGAGATTCGGGCGCTGACCGACTACAACAAAGCGGTGGTGGCGCTCCAGCGGGCCATGTCCACAACGCTAGACGTCAACAGCCTGACGATCAAGCCGTCGGACAGCGCTCACCCGAACGAGGGAGCCCCCGACGTGGAGCCGATGCCATGACAGTCGAGACTATGCCGCGCCCAGCCTTGCTCCGGCAGTGGGCGGCTGACTGGTCGCCCCTGCGTCAATCCGCCTTCCGCATCTACTTTGGCGGCCAAGCCGTATCGCTGTTGGGGACGTGGATGCAGATTACCGCTCAAGCGTGGGTGGTGTGGGAACTGAGCCGCTCAATGCAGGCGCAGGGCGTCGTCGCGTTGCTGGGTTCGCTACCGCTGGTGCTCTGTGCGCCGTGGGCTGGCGCGGCGGCCGACCGCTTTGATCGCCGGAAGCTGCTCATCATCACGCAGGTCGCTGCCATGCTGTTGGCTTTTGCACTGGCGCTGCTTGTCCAGACGGGCGTGGTGCGGCTCTGGCACGTTTACGTACTCTCGTTCCTGTTAGGCGTTGTGGCGGCGGTGGAAATGCCTGCGCAGCAGGCGTTCATTGGCGACCTCGTTGGCATGGCCGAGATTCGTAAGGCGCTGGCGCTCAACGGTGTGATTGTGCAATTCGGCCGAACGTTCGGGCCGACGCTGGCCGGCTGGGCGATTGCGCGTATCGGCGTCGCAGAAGCCTTCTGGATGAATGGCGTCAGCTTTCTGGCCGTCATTGCCGGTTTGCTGGCGATTCGCGCTGCCGCCACCGAGCGCCTGCCGGACGCCGGCAGGCAGGTAGGCGGCTTCACTGAAGCCGTGCGGTACTTGAGTGGTCAGCCGCGCTTGCTGGACCTGCTGGCCTTTGTCACGCTGGCGTCGTTTTTTGTGCTGTCAAACCTGACGATTTACCCGGCCCTAGCCACGGTCGTCCTCGGCGGCGATTCGCGGACGCTGGGCTGGCTGCTCGGCGCATCGGGCGTCGGCGCGTTTATCGGCTCGCTGTTGGTGACGCATCTGAGTCGCGCCACGCCGCGCGTCGGGCTGGCGCTCGTGGGCTGCACGGTTTGGGCCGGCACGATGATTCTTTGCAACTCGCTGAGTCGGACATTGCCCGCCGCCGTCGCCTGCATCGTGGCGACCGGACTGACCGTGCCGTTCATCTTCACCACAGCGAACGGCTTGACGCAAATGCTCGCGCCAGCGCACATGCGCGGACGACTGCTGAGCATCTTGCTGATGGTCGGGTTTGGTCTTCAACCAATAGCTGCGATTGGGATTGGGTGGATTGGCGACCGCTTCGGGCCGTCGCAGGCGCTGTTCGTCAACGGCTTCTGTCTGATCGCAGGCGGGGCGCTGATGATCACCCGACACGGGTTGCTGACTTGGCGACTCAGCCCCGCCGCCGAAGCGCCCGATTCCACCCGCCGAGAAGCATTCCCGACGCAATCGTAAGTCACTCAATGTGGAGAAAGCGAGGTTTGTATGTCGCCATTAGCGCCGCAGATTGAAATCAGACAAGAGCTAATGAGCCGCCGGTCGCATGGCTCATCGGCGCTAATACGAAAGTCACCGAAGTGGTTCTCCCACACCTGTGCTACGGGTGGGATGCTGAGGAACTGGCCTACCAGTTTCCCCACCTGACGCGGGAGCAAATCCAAGCCGCCTTGGACTACTACGCCACCCACAAAGCAGAACTGGATGCCCAAATTAGGTGGGAACTTGAATTTGCAGAAAAGCTCCGAGACAGATTGCTTGATTCTAAGCTTCAGCAAAAACTGTCATTGCTTGCTACATTGCGTTCACCCATTTCATGAAGCTACGGACCCGAAGCCGAACTGAGCTTGCCCCGACTGAAACACAAGCGCCCACACCTGCGTTGGAGGCCCCGGTGCGGCGGCGGCGGCGCGCCGCTGAAGGGGATGCCGACGCCAAAACCCGCTTGCTGACCGTCGCCGAGCGGCTGTTCGCTGAACGCGGCTTCTCCTGTACGAGCATCCGCGACTTGGCGACTGAAGCCAACGTTAACATCGCCGCCGTCAACTACCATTTTCACAGCAAGGAAGAACTGTACCTGGAAACGCTGCGCTATGCGATGCGGCGCTCAAAAGACTTGACGCCGCGCTTCGTCCACATTCTGCGTACGGCGCAGCGCATCGGCACGCCCGAAGCCGCCCGGCGAGGCATTGCGCGATTCATTATGACGTTTATCACGCACCTGTACGGCCAGCCCGGCGAAACCGACTACTCGGTGGCGCTGATGTCGCACGAGATGGTGCACCCAACTGGCGCGCTCGACATCGTGGTGCGGGAGTTCATCCAGCCACGGTATGAAATTCTGACAGCGCTGATCCGCTTGGCGCGGCCGGACCTGAAGGACGATACAGCGGTGGCGCTGCACGCCCTGAGCATCGCCGGCCAGTGTTTGCATATACACTTTTGCCGTCCCATTGCGCTCAAACTGGCGGGCGAGCGCCGTCTGACGCCGCGTTTGGTCAGACAAATCGCCCTGCACGTTGCAGAATTTTCCCTCAAGGGACTGTCGCCGACGGCGCTTCCGCTAAAGGGGCTTCTGGACGCAGAAGCGGAAACAGAATCACGTCCCGAATCGAACGTTGGTTCGTCAGCAGCATAACCAGTCGGTCAATCCCAACCCCTTCTCCGGCGGTCGGCGGCATCCCATAGGCGAGCGCCCGAATGAAGTCTTCATCCAGCGGCATCGCTTCGTCGTCGCCGCCGGCCCGCGCCGCCAGTTGTTGCTCAAAGCGCCGTCGTTGTTCGTCAGGGTCGTTGAGTTCGGAAAAGGCGTTGGCGCACTCCATCCCGCCGATAAAGAGTTCAAAGCGGTCAACAAAGTTTGGGTCGTCGTCGGCATGCCGCGCCAGCGGACTGAGTTCGGTCGGAAAGCGTGTGATGAAGGTTGGTTGAATCAGGTTCGGTTCGGCGACGTGCTCGAAGAGTTCGCCCAGACGTTTGCCGTAGCCGATGTGCGGCGCGACCGGCAACTTGAGACGCTCAAGGGCGCGGTTGACGCCCGCCAAATCGTTCAACTCGGCGACGGTTGGGGGATTGTCGGCCGGCCAGTACGTTACGATGGCTTCCTGCATCGTCATCCGTCGCCACGGACGGGCGAAGGAAATGGTCGCTTCACCGTAAGTGATAGTCTCGGTTTCACAAGTTTGCGCGACAACTTCCGTGAAAAGCTCTTCAGTCAGCGTCATGAGGTCTTCGTACGTCGCGTAGGCCTCGTAGAATTCCAGCATGGTGAACTCCGGGTTGTGGCGCGTCGAAAGCCCTTCGTTGCGGAAGTTGCGGTTGATTTCATAGACCTTTTCAAAGCCGCCGACGATAAGCCGCTTGAGGTACAGCTCTGGCGCAATGCGCGCGTAAAGCGGCATGTCGAGCGCGTTGTGGTGCGTCACAAACGGCCGCGCCGTTGCGCCCGACGCGATAGGGTGCAACATGGGCGTTTCGACTTCGAGGTAGCCGCGCGCGTCGAAGAATCGCCGCACGGCCTGGATGATTTTCGCCCGCTTGACGAACACCGCCCGTACGTCGCGGTTGGCAATCAGATCGGCGTAGCGCCGCCGGTAGCGCAACTCGATGTCGTGCAACCCGTAGTGCTTGTCTGGCGGCGGAATAATGGCTTTGGTCAGGAAGGTCAGTTGCTCGGTATGCACCGACAGTTCGCCGGTTCTCGTGCGAAAGAGCCTACCGGCGACGCCGATGAAGTCGCCCAAATCCAACCGTTTGAAAAGCAGCCATTCGTTCTCTGGCAGGTCGTTTTTCCGTAGGTAGGCCTGAAGCGTCGCTGCGCCGTCGGTGAAGCGAATAAAAGCGGCCTTGCCCATGACATTGACCGCCTGAATGCGGCCGGCGACCCGAACAGTAACGGCGGCGGCGTCCAACGCATCGGCGGTATGCGCGCCGTAAATCGCCACAATGTCGGCGATGCTGTGCGTCCGGCGGTAGCCGGCCGGATAAGCCGGAAACCCAAGCGCCATAATGTCGGCTAAGTTCCGGCGGCGTTGCCGAGTGTATTCATTTTCTTCCATGACGTTCTGAGGCAGGTCGGGAATGAAGTCACATCCCGACGACTTTCATGCGGCGCAGGATGCGCGCCAGTTCGATACGTCCGCGATTGATGCGCGACTTGACCGTGCCTTCGGGAATCTGGAGCTTTTCAACGATTTCCTGATAAGTCATTTCCTCGATGTCGCGCATGATGACGCACTGGCGCAAGTCGGGGGAAAGTTTTTCAATCGCCTGCATGATTTGTAAAGACTGCTCCTTACGCTCGATGGTGCGCTGTGGGTGGTCAGTGCGGCTGTGCAGGCGGTGGACATGCGCCTCAATGTCTTCACTGCTTTCCACCGGCTGCCGTTGACGGCGGCGATAGTCGTCGATGATAAGGTTGCGCGCTAAGCGAAATATCCAGTTGGGCAGATCGCCCACGTCAGGATTGTACTGGTCAAGCGAGCGATAGATTTTGAGGAACACTTCCTGAGTCAGGTCTTCAGCTTGTTCGTGGCGTCCGACAAACTTGTAGGCTAGATGATAAATCCGGCGAGAGTACTGCCGGACGAGGCATTCCCAAGCGGCGGCGTCACCGGCGCGGCAGCGAGCAACAAGCGCAATATCGGCGGAACGGTCACGGGGAGAAGCGCCCGGCGGCGCGGCGTCAGCTTCAAGCGCCGCGAGAACCTCGCGCTGGTCGGCTGGCAAATCGCTGAGGTCGTCGGGACTGTCCGCGGCGGGGTCAGGCGGTGCGACCAGCGGCGTGCTCTCCGGCAAAGACATCGGACAAACCCATGCAAAGCCGAATCGAGGGGTGTTGACAGGCGGGAACTTACGCTTTTTGGCGACGCAAGTCAAAAGTCGGCCGGACTCTGGCGGAGCAAGCAACAAAGGCGATGGGCGGATCGCCCAT
It encodes:
- a CDS encoding SPFH/Band 7/PHB domain protein, yielding MEALLLFGLVVLVLFLIVILAKAIWIVPQMQVLVIERLGKYAGILSSGLHVLTPFLDAPRTVNWTGFPAGMKYIDLREQYTDLPMQPVITKDNVTVGVDSVIYWQITDPYKAVYEVADLTGGIMQLTITAMRSVMGEMDLDETLSSRDVINNKLRMVMDGATNKWGVKVTRVEVRNINPPEDVRVTMEKQMTAERNRRAMVLQAEGERQAAITRAEGERDAAIARAEGERQMQILRAEGAAQARLRAAEAEAKSIQIVAQALAGVGNPAHYLIMGRYIESLREMAQSQNSKVVFMPVEASNVLSSVGMFKELFADRPVTAAPPQAPPPQTAVSVTAPAAPARTPIPTAPPPQYAPR
- a CDS encoding NfeD family protein: MTVAAACAAVEVFTISFIALWFAVGAGAAALAAALGFGVPVQILTFMVVSTALTVSTRRIFLRWLNRPVADTLPSNDISLIGKRGVVITESRGPRSEAELELDGTVWTALPVNGEPLTTGDECEVIRIEGNQLYVRPIQHIPDWKAVKQLN
- a CDS encoding TolC family protein, with the protein product MNIRTYRLSVWAAPVVIGLAASLVSAQQDTPNRDSVARHAVAGVVRLADQSGDSSSAASEQDLTEQARRRVAVEPRVGVLPGLSRPLALRDAVLMALRANPDIEIQRVVVQQAAFDVNRAKGFFDATLTNQFTYAALRNPAFNPFAGADENGAVETRLAQNIFAFTKPLMTGGRAGAEFTTARQDTTNVFAGLNPLYTSQLTFTFTQPLLRNFRTDDARRQIELAKKRLTLSDSQFRQRVIDIVAQVQSAYWDLVFARREVEIRAEAVALANIQLEQNRRFVEAGTAAPVDVVAVEAQLEQRQEEFLQSLENLTRVENALKALILNERQSPLWGEAIIPTEQINLEPVALSLDDAVRAALAKRPEMEQFDIQKAANEIDIQFFRDQLRPQVDFFAAYGLQSAAGTPLPIRANPFGEGFNTAVLNRLNTLSAGAGLPPVVVPPPTLRLPGFFIGGFGQNLGNLFSKNFYNVRVGLNFSFTPANRVAQSALGRARAQERLLDAQRRRVEAQIESEVRNALQAVQTALRRVQAARASRAAAEAQYASEMRRYQVGESTNFLVLDRQNALSAARGREIRALTDYNKAVVALQRAMSTTLDVNSLTIKPSDSAHPNEGAPDVEPMP
- a CDS encoding MFS transporter; this translates as MTVETMPRPALLRQWAADWSPLRQSAFRIYFGGQAVSLLGTWMQITAQAWVVWELSRSMQAQGVVALLGSLPLVLCAPWAGAAADRFDRRKLLIITQVAAMLLAFALALLVQTGVVRLWHVYVLSFLLGVVAAVEMPAQQAFIGDLVGMAEIRKALALNGVIVQFGRTFGPTLAGWAIARIGVAEAFWMNGVSFLAVIAGLLAIRAAATERLPDAGRQVGGFTEAVRYLSGQPRLLDLLAFVTLASFFVLSNLTIYPALATVVLGGDSRTLGWLLGASGVGAFIGSLLVTHLSRATPRVGLALVGCTVWAGTMILCNSLSRTLPAAVACIVATGLTVPFIFTTANGLTQMLAPAHMRGRLLSILLMVGFGLQPIAAIGIGWIGDRFGPSQALFVNGFCLIAGGALMITRHGLLTWRLSPAAEAPDSTRREAFPTQS
- a CDS encoding CerR family C-terminal domain-containing protein encodes the protein MKLRTRSRTELAPTETQAPTPALEAPVRRRRRAAEGDADAKTRLLTVAERLFAERGFSCTSIRDLATEANVNIAAVNYHFHSKEELYLETLRYAMRRSKDLTPRFVHILRTAQRIGTPEAARRGIARFIMTFITHLYGQPGETDYSVALMSHEMVHPTGALDIVVREFIQPRYEILTALIRLARPDLKDDTAVALHALSIAGQCLHIHFCRPIALKLAGERRLTPRLVRQIALHVAEFSLKGLSPTALPLKGLLDAEAETESRPESNVGSSAA
- the lysS gene encoding lysine--tRNA ligase; translation: MEENEYTRQRRRNLADIMALGFPAYPAGYRRTHSIADIVAIYGAHTADALDAAAVTVRVAGRIQAVNVMGKAAFIRFTDGAATLQAYLRKNDLPENEWLLFKRLDLGDFIGVAGRLFRTRTGELSVHTEQLTFLTKAIIPPPDKHYGLHDIELRYRRRYADLIANRDVRAVFVKRAKIIQAVRRFFDARGYLEVETPMLHPIASGATARPFVTHHNALDMPLYARIAPELYLKRLIVGGFEKVYEINRNFRNEGLSTRHNPEFTMLEFYEAYATYEDLMTLTEELFTEVVAQTCETETITYGEATISFARPWRRMTMQEAIVTYWPADNPPTVAELNDLAGVNRALERLKLPVAPHIGYGKRLGELFEHVAEPNLIQPTFITRFPTELSPLARHADDDPNFVDRFELFIGGMECANAFSELNDPDEQRRRFEQQLAARAGGDDEAMPLDEDFIRALAYGMPPTAGEGVGIDRLVMLLTNQRSIRDVILFPLLRPEAPLAEAPSATVP
- a CDS encoding sigma-70 family RNA polymerase sigma factor; amino-acid sequence: MSLPESTPLVAPPDPAADSPDDLSDLPADQREVLAALEADAAPPGASPRDRSADIALVARCRAGDAAAWECLVRQYSRRIYHLAYKFVGRHEQAEDLTQEVFLKIYRSLDQYNPDVGDLPNWIFRLARNLIIDDYRRRQRQPVESSEDIEAHVHRLHSRTDHPQRTIERKEQSLQIMQAIEKLSPDLRQCVIMRDIEEMTYQEIVEKLQIPEGTVKSRINRGRIELARILRRMKVVGM